One region of Chryseobacterium sp. SORGH_AS_0447 genomic DNA includes:
- the bla gene encoding subclass B3 metallo-beta-lactamase: MKKYAVLFALALMSQLNAQDVHEPKNHPKEWSQAYEPFRIAGNLYYVGTYDLASYLIVTNKGNILINTGLADSLPIIKNNIKKLGFKYSDIKILLLNQAHYDHLGAMADIKKETGAKLYADGADAEVLKSGGKSDYEMGKYGVTFKPVTPDVILKDRQAVTLGSTKLIMLHHPGHTKGSCSYLLETKDKSRSYKVLIANMPSIIIDHKFSDVSAYPGIAKDYAYTLREMKKLDFDVWVAAHAGQFSLHEKHKPTDPYNPKVFMDKKEYFNELDELEKEYLEKKSEDPINEHTR, encoded by the coding sequence ATGAAAAAATATGCAGTATTATTTGCTCTCGCCCTGATGAGCCAGCTGAATGCCCAGGATGTTCATGAACCGAAAAATCATCCGAAAGAATGGTCACAGGCGTATGAGCCGTTCAGGATTGCCGGAAACCTGTATTATGTCGGGACTTACGACCTTGCTTCGTATCTTATCGTAACGAACAAAGGAAACATCCTGATCAATACCGGTCTTGCCGATTCACTTCCGATTATTAAAAACAATATTAAAAAACTTGGCTTTAAATATAGCGATATTAAAATCCTTTTGCTTAATCAGGCACACTACGATCATTTGGGTGCAATGGCGGACATTAAAAAGGAAACCGGCGCAAAATTGTATGCGGACGGGGCAGACGCAGAAGTATTAAAAAGCGGAGGGAAATCGGATTACGAAATGGGAAAGTATGGGGTCACCTTTAAGCCCGTTACTCCCGATGTTATTTTAAAAGACAGGCAGGCCGTAACACTCGGCAGCACCAAGCTGATCATGCTGCACCATCCCGGCCATACGAAAGGCTCATGCAGCTACCTGCTTGAAACGAAAGATAAAAGCAGAAGCTATAAGGTTCTTATTGCCAATATGCCCAGCATCATTATCGATCATAAATTCTCGGATGTCTCCGCATATCCTGGTATCGCCAAAGATTACGCTTACACACTCAGGGAAATGAAAAAGCTGGATTTTGATGTTTGGGTAGCTGCCCACGCCGGTCAGTTCAGCCTTCACGAAAAGCATAAGCCGACAGATCCGTATAATCCGAAAGTTTTTATGGATAAAAAAGAATACTTTAATGAACTGGATGAACTCGAAAAAGAATATCTTGAAAAAAAGTCAGAGGATCCTATTAATGAGCATACCCGGTAA
- a CDS encoding endonuclease/exonuclease/phosphatase family protein — protein sequence MWILYLSLTVLLLILTLLPKIQHAHWVFRTPEFGKIQITFFTVFTIILGFLIPRSEYLWYCQGLLVLIFIHHSVILIKYTPLYPVKKFTQKYQSSDKLHFISANVYQFNTEYDRFIQLIKRYQPEIFLTMESNGDWEKALRKLENEYPYQHKVTLENTYGMHFYSKIKIEESRTHFFVADDIPSIEAHLKTEDGFSFVFFGVHPPPPSPTEEETSKERDGDLLSTAKRVIEIEKPVIVVGDFNNVAWSKSSILFRKTSHLIDPRIGRSFVSTFHAKYKLLRFPIDLMFHSEEIFIDDLKTLENFGSDHLPVFCEFFIDHEQEKKQEEKIDYATEEEKAEAEEMIEEGKKEDGERDAVVTED from the coding sequence ATGTGGATACTGTATTTGAGTCTGACCGTTTTATTGCTAATTCTTACTTTATTGCCCAAAATCCAGCACGCACACTGGGTTTTCCGCACCCCTGAATTTGGCAAAATCCAGATTACATTTTTTACGGTTTTCACCATTATCCTGGGTTTCCTGATTCCCCGTTCCGAGTATTTATGGTACTGCCAGGGCCTTTTGGTACTTATTTTTATCCATCACAGCGTTATTTTAATAAAATATACTCCACTCTATCCCGTTAAAAAATTTACTCAGAAATATCAGTCTTCCGACAAACTGCATTTTATTTCCGCCAATGTTTACCAGTTTAATACAGAATACGACCGTTTTATCCAGCTTATCAAAAGATACCAGCCGGAAATATTTCTCACTATGGAAAGCAACGGCGACTGGGAAAAAGCTTTGCGCAAACTGGAAAATGAATATCCTTATCAGCATAAAGTAACTCTGGAAAATACATACGGTATGCATTTCTATTCGAAAATCAAAATAGAAGAATCCCGGACGCATTTTTTCGTGGCCGATGATATTCCGAGTATTGAAGCCCATCTGAAAACCGAAGACGGATTTTCATTTGTGTTCTTCGGCGTTCATCCGCCGCCGCCAAGCCCGACAGAAGAAGAAACTTCTAAAGAAAGAGACGGCGACCTGCTAAGCACTGCAAAGAGAGTGATCGAAATCGAGAAGCCGGTGATTGTTGTCGGTGATTTCAACAATGTGGCCTGGTCAAAATCTTCCATACTGTTCAGGAAAACAAGTCATCTTATCGATCCGCGAATCGGGCGCTCCTTTGTATCTACCTTCCATGCAAAATACAAACTGCTACGGTTTCCGATCGACCTGATGTTCCACAGCGAGGAAATTTTTATTGATGACCTAAAAACCCTGGAGAATTTCGGCTCGGACCATCTTCCAGTATTCTGCGAGTTTTTCATTGACCATGAACAGGAAAAGAAACAGGAAGAGAAAATCGATTACGCCACCGAAGAAGAAAAAGCCGAAGCCGAAGAAATGATTGAAGAGGGTAAAAAGGAGGACGGAGAAAGGGATGCTGTGGTAACGGAAGATTAA
- a CDS encoding VOC family protein, translating into MKIHHIAIICSDYEVSKNFYTEIIGLNIIREVYREERKSYKLDLAIGDHYVIELFSFPDPPPRPSRPEACGLRHLAFSVESVQEKREELMQKGLACEDIRIDEFTGKAFFFTQDPDNLPLEFYEI; encoded by the coding sequence ATGAAAATCCATCATATCGCCATTATCTGTTCAGACTATGAAGTCTCAAAAAATTTTTATACCGAAATTATAGGACTTAATATTATCCGTGAAGTATATCGGGAGGAAAGAAAATCGTATAAGCTTGATCTGGCCATCGGAGATCATTACGTCATCGAACTCTTTTCCTTTCCCGATCCGCCACCGCGACCTTCCCGGCCGGAAGCCTGCGGATTGAGGCATCTTGCGTTCTCAGTAGAAAGCGTTCAGGAAAAAAGAGAAGAATTAATGCAGAAGGGATTAGCCTGTGAAGACATCAGGATCGACGAATTTACAGGGAAAGCATTTTTCTTTACACAGGATCCCGACAATCTTCCGTTAGAATTTTATGAAATATAA
- a CDS encoding 5-(carboxyamino)imidazole ribonucleotide synthase gives MKIGILGGGQLGRMLIQEALKYDDEFYTLDPASDAPCHNISYFTQGSFNDYETVLAFGKDKEVVTIEIEHVNADALAELESQGVKVVPNSNIIKTIQQKILQKQFYKAHDIPSPEFEVMDGSSDEIKMPLPFVQKMNTGGYDGKGVQVIRTAEDMKNLWVEDSVIEKLVDIDKELSVIVARNENGETKTFPVTEMVADPKLNLLDFNICPVLLSEEIEAQIDAITEKFLNAIQSPGLFAIELFLDKEGKVWVNETAPRLHNSGHQSQEGNANSQFEQMYRVVKNLPLADTDAIIYSGMLNLVGAEGYSGKVIYEGMEDVLKLPETYIHLYGKTETKPGRKMGHINVLAESREELMEKLVMVKGMVRVIAQ, from the coding sequence ATGAAAATTGGAATTTTAGGAGGCGGACAGCTGGGAAGAATGCTGATTCAGGAAGCATTGAAATACGACGATGAATTTTATACCCTGGACCCGGCTTCCGATGCACCCTGCCATAATATTTCTTATTTTACCCAGGGCAGCTTCAACGATTACGAAACCGTTCTTGCTTTCGGAAAAGATAAAGAAGTAGTAACCATTGAAATCGAACACGTGAATGCTGATGCGCTGGCCGAACTGGAAAGTCAGGGCGTAAAGGTGGTGCCGAATTCCAATATCATTAAAACCATTCAGCAGAAAATCCTTCAGAAGCAGTTTTATAAAGCCCACGACATCCCGAGTCCTGAATTTGAAGTAATGGACGGAAGTTCTGATGAGATCAAGATGCCATTGCCTTTTGTACAGAAAATGAACACGGGAGGATATGACGGAAAAGGCGTGCAGGTAATCCGCACGGCTGAAGACATGAAAAACCTATGGGTGGAAGATTCGGTTATTGAGAAACTGGTGGATATCGATAAAGAACTCTCTGTGATCGTGGCCAGAAATGAGAATGGTGAAACCAAAACATTCCCGGTAACGGAAATGGTAGCCGATCCGAAGCTGAACCTTTTGGATTTCAATATCTGTCCGGTTCTCCTTTCGGAAGAAATCGAAGCACAGATCGATGCCATTACCGAAAAGTTCTTAAATGCCATCCAGTCACCGGGACTCTTCGCCATTGAGCTGTTCCTTGATAAAGAAGGAAAAGTATGGGTAAACGAAACAGCACCGAGACTTCACAATTCCGGGCACCAAAGCCAGGAAGGAAATGCAAACTCCCAGTTTGAGCAGATGTACCGCGTCGTAAAAAATCTGCCATTGGCGGATACGGATGCGATTATTTACAGCGGCATGCTGAACCTGGTAGGAGCGGAAGGCTATTCCGGAAAAGTAATCTATGAAGGAATGGAAGACGTATTAAAACTGCCGGAAACATACATTCACCTGTACGGAAAAACGGAAACCAAGCCGGGAAGAAAAATGGGCCACATTAACGTCCTTGCAGAATCCCGGGAAGAGCTGATGGAAAAGCTGGTGATGGTGAAAGGAATGGTGAGGGTAATTGCACAATAA
- a CDS encoding nuclear transport factor 2 family protein has translation MKRTCALILLLGNFCFGQQNREIEKPIRNLFLGMKNADAGLLKSAFSDAVILQTITKEGVKTENINDFITSVSKMEKDALDERITIEAVHKDGNLASVFTSYTFYFKGKFSHCGANSFQLVKQSGEWKIQYLIDTRRKENCKVINK, from the coding sequence ATGAAGAGAACATGCGCTCTTATCTTGCTGCTCGGAAACTTTTGCTTTGGCCAGCAGAATAGGGAAATCGAAAAACCGATCCGCAACCTGTTTTTAGGAATGAAAAATGCCGATGCCGGACTGTTGAAATCTGCATTTTCTGATGCTGTCATTCTTCAGACCATTACCAAAGAAGGCGTAAAAACTGAAAATATTAATGATTTTATAACTTCTGTTTCAAAAATGGAGAAAGATGCGCTGGACGAAAGAATTACTATCGAAGCGGTTCATAAGGACGGAAACCTGGCCAGTGTTTTTACGTCCTACACATTCTATTTTAAGGGTAAATTCTCCCATTGTGGAGCCAACAGTTTTCAGCTGGTAAAGCAGAGCGGGGAGTGGAAAATACAGTATCTGATTGATACAAGGAGAAAAGAGAATTGTAAAGTGATTAATAAATGA
- a CDS encoding long-chain fatty acid--CoA ligase, which translates to MNLAEAIILKNTEKHPLKAAIGFKKKDAGWKELSWKKFGEIIFKTANALKNAGVGENDKVAIYADNSSEWMIFDLAAMAIGAISVPIYATNNAEQAEYIVNDSGAKIILVGDQAQYDAALQILQKENSLETIIVSKKAVWIKKEFSSFYLEDFIAKASPELECCKKEYEDVATIIYTSGTTGTPKGVMLTHGNFIKALDAHFEFFKFKNFEEELSLAFLPLTHVFERSWSLLCLYGGARVYFLEDPKNISKALEEVKPTMMCAVPRFFQKVYAGVLEKSEEGSEFKKKIFDWAVKTGWQAAELRRNEKPVPAGLKIKEFIADSLVFSKIKNKMGGRLWFLPCGGASLSPEVTKFFESVGIHVTVGYGLTETTATLTLFPLTHFEHGTSGKALPGVELRIGENDEIQARGNGIMKGYYNRPDETQKVFTEDGWFKTGDAGKIDDQGNLTITDRLKDLMKTSNGKYIAPQPVENLLTNNNFIQQIVLIAEGRQFVSALIVPNFEFLRDYLKKNNIPFTSWEEIVKNEKVNDFYKAKIKELQTDLSDYEKVKRFTLMPSEFDINTGEITPTLKVKRNVVLKKYADLIEGMY; encoded by the coding sequence ATGAATCTTGCAGAGGCCATTATCCTAAAAAATACAGAAAAACATCCTCTGAAAGCAGCGATCGGGTTTAAAAAGAAAGATGCAGGATGGAAAGAACTGAGCTGGAAAAAGTTCGGTGAAATTATTTTTAAAACAGCCAATGCCCTGAAAAATGCAGGTGTCGGAGAAAATGATAAAGTAGCCATCTATGCCGACAACTCTTCCGAATGGATGATTTTCGATCTGGCCGCTATGGCGATAGGAGCCATTAGTGTTCCTATTTATGCTACCAATAATGCCGAACAGGCAGAATATATCGTTAATGATTCCGGAGCTAAAATTATTCTTGTAGGAGATCAGGCCCAGTATGATGCTGCCCTGCAGATTCTTCAGAAAGAAAACAGCCTTGAAACAATCATTGTTTCTAAAAAAGCCGTGTGGATCAAAAAAGAATTCAGCAGTTTCTATCTGGAGGACTTTATTGCCAAAGCTTCACCTGAACTTGAATGCTGTAAAAAAGAATACGAAGACGTAGCCACCATCATTTATACTTCAGGCACCACAGGAACACCGAAAGGGGTAATGCTTACGCACGGAAATTTCATTAAAGCACTCGATGCGCATTTTGAGTTTTTTAAATTTAAAAATTTTGAAGAAGAGCTTTCGCTGGCATTTTTACCTTTAACGCACGTTTTTGAAAGAAGCTGGAGCTTGCTTTGTCTGTACGGCGGGGCAAGGGTGTATTTCCTGGAAGATCCGAAGAATATCTCAAAAGCTCTGGAAGAAGTAAAGCCTACCATGATGTGTGCTGTTCCGAGATTTTTCCAGAAAGTTTATGCGGGAGTCCTGGAGAAGTCGGAAGAAGGTTCGGAATTCAAGAAAAAAATCTTCGACTGGGCCGTAAAAACAGGCTGGCAGGCAGCAGAATTGAGAAGAAATGAAAAGCCGGTACCAGCAGGCTTAAAGATAAAAGAATTTATTGCAGACTCATTGGTTTTTAGTAAGATCAAAAATAAGATGGGCGGCAGGCTCTGGTTTTTGCCTTGTGGCGGAGCTTCGTTATCGCCGGAAGTCACGAAATTTTTCGAATCGGTGGGAATTCATGTAACGGTAGGGTATGGGCTGACCGAAACCACAGCTACGCTGACGTTATTTCCACTAACGCATTTTGAACACGGAACCAGTGGGAAAGCACTGCCTGGTGTAGAACTCAGAATCGGTGAAAATGACGAAATTCAGGCACGCGGAAACGGCATCATGAAAGGCTATTACAACAGGCCGGATGAAACACAGAAAGTCTTTACCGAGGACGGCTGGTTTAAAACAGGAGATGCCGGGAAAATCGATGACCAGGGAAACCTTACCATCACCGACCGCCTGAAAGACCTGATGAAAACCTCCAACGGAAAATACATTGCACCACAACCGGTCGAGAACCTTTTAACCAATAATAATTTCATCCAGCAGATTGTTCTGATCGCGGAAGGAAGACAGTTTGTTTCTGCCCTTATTGTTCCCAATTTCGAATTTTTAAGGGACTATCTGAAGAAGAATAATATTCCGTTTACCAGTTGGGAAGAAATCGTAAAGAATGAAAAGGTAAACGACTTTTACAAAGCGAAAATTAAAGAATTGCAAACCGATCTGTCCGACTACGAAAAGGTAAAACGGTTTACTTTGATGCCTTCGGAATTCGACATCAATACGGGAGAAATTACGCCTACCTTGAAAGTGAAAAGAAACGTCGTGCTGAAGAAATATGCGGATCTGATTGAAGGGATGTATTAA
- a CDS encoding diphosphomevalonate/mevalonate 3,5-bisphosphate decarboxylase family protein has product MTTTQEFLGKKEFTIHNRTASESCPSNIALIKYWGKYDNQIPANPSISFTLNHCKTNTTMEFTANESFSVQTFLAGNEEVKFAEKIEKYFRNIEQYLPWILQGKYLIKTENTFPHSSGIASSASGFGAIAKCLMNLDESFSGKISDEESLRKASFLARLGSGSACRSLYNGLVVWGESQVKGSSDLFAVQYPNEEIHEVFKNFNDWVLLIHEGQKSVSSTVGHGLMNTNPYADRRFQEARENFGPMKEILAAGDMERFIKLVEHEALTLHAMMMMSDPAFILMKTGTLAVINKIWDFRKETGLPLFFTLDAGANVHLLFPNNGSEKAIQSFIETELLQHTQNNGVVKDEMKF; this is encoded by the coding sequence ATGACAACAACACAGGAATTTTTAGGAAAAAAAGAATTTACAATACATAACCGGACGGCTTCTGAAAGCTGCCCGTCAAATATCGCCCTGATTAAATATTGGGGAAAATATGATAACCAGATCCCGGCAAACCCAAGCATCAGCTTCACCTTAAACCATTGTAAAACCAATACAACAATGGAGTTTACAGCCAATGAGTCCTTTTCCGTCCAGACTTTTTTAGCTGGAAATGAAGAAGTGAAATTTGCCGAGAAAATCGAAAAATATTTCAGGAACATTGAACAGTATCTGCCTTGGATTTTACAGGGGAAATACCTCATCAAAACAGAAAATACCTTTCCTCACAGCTCAGGAATAGCCAGTTCAGCTTCCGGTTTTGGAGCGATTGCCAAATGTTTGATGAATCTGGATGAATCGTTTTCAGGGAAAATCTCAGACGAAGAATCGTTAAGAAAGGCTTCTTTTCTGGCGAGATTGGGAAGCGGAAGCGCCTGCAGAAGCTTATATAACGGGCTGGTGGTTTGGGGAGAATCGCAGGTGAAAGGCAGCTCGGATCTATTTGCCGTTCAATATCCCAACGAAGAAATCCATGAGGTTTTTAAAAATTTTAATGATTGGGTTTTGTTAATTCATGAAGGGCAGAAAAGTGTCTCTTCGACGGTTGGGCACGGTCTGATGAATACCAATCCGTATGCAGACCGGAGGTTCCAGGAAGCCCGTGAAAATTTCGGTCCGATGAAGGAAATTCTGGCAGCAGGAGATATGGAACGGTTTATTAAGCTGGTGGAACATGAGGCATTAACCCTTCATGCCATGATGATGATGAGCGATCCGGCCTTTATTCTCATGAAAACAGGCACACTCGCCGTTATCAATAAGATATGGGATTTCAGAAAAGAGACAGGACTCCCTTTATTCTTTACGCTGGATGCAGGCGCCAATGTTCACCTTTTATTCCCGAACAACGGCTCCGAAAAGGCCATCCAATCTTTTATAGAAACCGAATTGTTACAGCACACCCAGAATAATGGTGTGGTAAAGGATGAAATGAAATTTTAG
- a CDS encoding IS982 family transposase, with amino-acid sequence MISNDKITNIYYIVDEFFKEFDKVLQQYALEDPKIRIRKRKFAMSQSEVMTIMILFHYGAFRNFKHFYQGYIQRYMKKEFPVTVSYNRFVELQKKVNIPMAVFVKMMCLGKCTGISFIDSTPLRACHIKREKQHKTLKGIAQKGQCSLGWFYGFKLHLIINDKGELLDFILTAGNVDDREPLKSMDLHKRIFGKLFGDKGYIGKDLFEQLFIDGVHLVTKIKKNMKNSLMLLQDKIMLRKRALIESVNDELKNICQIEHTRHRSFENFILNILSALAAYSFFDKKPSINTKCDIIHESRITAA; translated from the coding sequence ATGATTTCTAATGATAAAATTACGAATATTTATTATATTGTTGATGAGTTTTTTAAAGAATTCGATAAGGTTTTACAGCAATATGCTTTAGAGGACCCTAAAATCAGAATCAGAAAACGAAAATTTGCTATGTCCCAGAGTGAAGTGATGACCATTATGATCCTGTTTCATTATGGGGCTTTCAGAAATTTCAAACATTTTTACCAGGGCTATATCCAAAGATATATGAAAAAAGAATTCCCGGTAACGGTTTCTTATAACCGGTTTGTCGAGCTTCAGAAAAAAGTGAATATCCCAATGGCGGTTTTTGTGAAGATGATGTGCCTGGGAAAATGTACCGGCATTTCCTTTATAGATTCCACGCCTTTAAGAGCCTGTCATATCAAAAGGGAAAAGCAGCACAAAACCTTGAAAGGCATTGCTCAGAAGGGACAATGTTCTTTAGGATGGTTCTATGGGTTCAAGCTTCATCTGATTATTAATGACAAAGGTGAGCTCCTGGATTTTATCCTCACCGCAGGCAATGTAGATGACAGGGAACCGCTAAAGAGCATGGATCTGCATAAAAGAATCTTTGGGAAACTTTTTGGAGACAAAGGCTATATCGGAAAAGATCTTTTTGAACAGCTCTTTATCGACGGAGTTCATCTGGTAACCAAAATAAAGAAAAACATGAAAAATTCCCTAATGCTTTTACAGGACAAAATCATGCTCAGAAAAAGGGCTTTGATTGAATCTGTAAACGATGAACTTAAGAATATCTGTCAGATAGAACATACCAGGCACAGAAGTTTTGAGAACTTTATCCTCAATATCTTATCAGCTCTGGCTGCTTATTCTTTCTTCGATAAAAAACCTTCCATTAATACCAAGTGTGATATCATTCATGAAAGCAGAATCACAGCAGCTTAG
- a CDS encoding DUF1543 domain-containing protein, with protein sequence MKLFYVILGATPPGRNIEQHDVFFGIAESLKDLVEDMKAFWKEAKGKIHIDCYQEVKFVDGYEVQIVERGEQTSEEQLYFINLGGYKRGYFEEFHEQHLVVGNSMSDAVKRAKSTEFYKTMGFKGATSHIDEKLGVDIDDIFPVKEILPTDMKKKYAISLVKSEAENQENFVSLGYLKIDKVQ encoded by the coding sequence ATGAAACTATTTTATGTCATCCTGGGAGCCACACCGCCCGGTAGAAATATAGAGCAGCACGATGTATTCTTTGGGATTGCGGAAAGCCTGAAAGATCTGGTAGAAGATATGAAGGCATTCTGGAAGGAAGCGAAAGGAAAGATCCATATCGATTGCTATCAGGAAGTGAAGTTTGTGGACGGGTACGAAGTACAGATTGTGGAACGGGGAGAACAGACTTCCGAAGAACAGCTGTATTTCATCAATCTTGGAGGATATAAAAGAGGCTATTTTGAGGAATTCCACGAGCAGCATCTTGTGGTGGGAAATTCCATGAGTGATGCCGTAAAAAGAGCAAAGTCTACGGAGTTTTATAAAACCATGGGCTTCAAAGGAGCCACCAGCCATATCGATGAAAAACTGGGGGTGGATATCGATGATATTTTCCCGGTAAAGGAAATCCTGCCTACCGATATGAAAAAGAAATATGCAATCTCTTTGGTAAAATCCGAGGCGGAAAATCAGGAGAACTTTGTAAGCCTGGGATATTTAAAAATTGATAAAGTTCAGTAA
- a CDS encoding sulfite exporter TauE/SafE family protein, with protein MSEIIILFLGAISAGLLGSLTGLGGGVIIIPLLTLGFGVPMHYAIGASLISVIGTSSGAAVAFVKEGFTNMRIGMFLEIATTAGAIVGALVSGMLNPNTIGIIFASILLLTVILNLKGKPDHQEPVVQGSLEQKLKLYGTFPDKGILKSYSARNTVPGFFMMMFAGAMSGLLGIGSGALKVLAMDNMMRLPFKVSTTTSNFMIGVTAVASSLIYFQRGEIIPVIVAPVLVGVVVGSFIGSKTLMVSKTKKLKTFFAIVITILSVYMMYNGIRSNFS; from the coding sequence ATGTCAGAAATCATCATTCTCTTCCTTGGAGCAATTTCGGCAGGACTTCTTGGGTCGCTGACCGGTTTAGGAGGAGGCGTTATCATTATTCCTTTATTGACGCTGGGGTTCGGTGTTCCTATGCATTATGCCATCGGTGCTTCTTTAATTTCCGTGATCGGAACTTCTTCCGGCGCGGCCGTTGCCTTTGTAAAAGAAGGCTTCACAAATATGCGGATCGGGATGTTCCTGGAGATCGCTACCACGGCAGGAGCCATCGTCGGAGCTTTGGTTTCCGGAATGCTTAATCCGAATACCATCGGAATTATCTTTGCCAGTATTCTTCTTCTGACCGTTATTTTAAATTTAAAAGGAAAACCGGATCATCAGGAACCTGTGGTACAGGGAAGCCTGGAGCAGAAACTGAAATTATACGGTACTTTTCCCGATAAAGGTATTTTGAAAAGCTATTCTGCAAGAAATACCGTTCCGGGATTTTTTATGATGATGTTTGCCGGTGCCATGTCCGGATTGCTGGGAATCGGTTCCGGTGCCCTTAAAGTTCTGGCCATGGATAATATGATGAGGCTGCCCTTCAAGGTTTCTACAACAACCAGTAATTTCATGATCGGCGTAACAGCCGTAGCAAGCTCGCTGATCTATTTCCAGCGGGGTGAAATTATCCCGGTAATCGTTGCTCCTGTTTTGGTAGGAGTCGTGGTAGGAAGTTTCATCGGTTCCAAAACCCTGATGGTTTCCAAAACCAAAAAACTGAAAACCTTTTTCGCAATTGTGATTACAATTCTTTCAGTATATATGATGTATAACGGAATAAGAAGCAATTTCTCATGA
- a CDS encoding DUF1634 domain-containing protein, whose translation MRKNFTDTDLNRSVGNLLRLGVILSVTTSLVGFVKLFTEGFQMPKKYKLLDMGGSSEKVWSHFWNTLCKGEGMAIIQLGILLLIFTPLMRIIFALIGYLKEKDYVYVVISSIVLAIMAISFFTGYAH comes from the coding sequence ATGAGAAAGAATTTCACGGACACGGATCTTAACCGTTCGGTAGGCAATCTTCTTCGTTTAGGTGTCATCTTATCGGTCACCACCTCACTGGTAGGTTTTGTAAAGCTCTTTACGGAAGGCTTTCAGATGCCTAAAAAATATAAGCTTCTCGATATGGGTGGCTCTTCGGAAAAAGTATGGAGCCATTTCTGGAATACACTCTGCAAAGGTGAAGGCATGGCCATCATCCAGCTGGGCATTCTCCTGCTGATTTTCACTCCGTTGATGAGGATTATTTTCGCTTTAATCGGTTACTTAAAAGAAAAGGATTACGTTTATGTGGTGATTTCCTCGATCGTGCTGGCTATTATGGCAATCAGTTTCTTTACCGGGTATGCTCATTAA